A genome region from Coffea arabica cultivar ET-39 chromosome 7e, Coffea Arabica ET-39 HiFi, whole genome shotgun sequence includes the following:
- the LOC113697900 gene encoding uncharacterized protein, with translation MASAMEPSLTTPIGSRRRDESEFNLNEWALKARISRENTSSRRFSASNIRSFREDARSFRSNITISSTASSPGYTLREEIDPSTYSFTNALKALQAKTVYSWEHLSPDGLALNSKWNEAEKYICNPLSGEVPLECLSAKTLSARSFRNLASRITMSAPLIYPTHSRQYETKPAITIHEDEVQIQFQEKKMRSMSTRDIGTQSTPPDFSSDSPSPAPTPSIEERSIKRSDSPVSSEKIKSDVVGEVKETSEEEEETKRNGEGNKTKAKQQVGCLSWSLWKRRRQREKHKAASSNKKKNVLVYCMNGCQKRANTTTTITTVIVASARHQK, from the exons ATGGCATCTGCGATGGAGCCATCTCTTACTACTCCTATAGGATCAAGACGAAGAGATGAGTCTGAGTTCAACTTAAATGAATGGGCTCTGAAGGCTCGAATCAGCCGCGAAAATACAAGTTCAAGAAGATTCTCAGCATCAAATATTCGAAGTTTTAGAGAAGATGCAAGGTCCTTCAGATCAAACATAACCATTTCTAGTACAGCTTCTTCTCCCGGCTATACCCTTAGAG AGGAAATCGACCCTTCGACATATTCATTCACCAATGCACTTAAGG CATTGCAAGCGAAAACAGTGTATAGTTGGGAGCACTTGTCGCCTGATGGGTTGGCTCTTAACTCCAAGTGGAATGAAGCAGAGAAGTATATATGCAACCCCTTATCTGGAGAAGTTCCATTGGAGTGTTTGTCGGCAAAGACACTCAGTGCAAGATCATTTCGCAACTTAGCCAGCAGAATTACAATGTCTGCACCGCTTATTTATCCGACTCATTCGCGACAATATGAGACTAAGCCAGCTATCACCATACATGAAGATGAAGTTCAAATTCAATTCCAAG AGAAGAAAATGCGAAGCATGAGTACTAGAGACATTGGAACtcaaagcaccccacctgacttcAGTTCAGATAGTCCTAGCCCTGCTCCTACTCCTTCAATTGAAGAAAGGTCAATAAAGCGTAGCGACTCTCCGGTTTCTAGTGAAAAAATTAAATCTGATGTG GTGGGAGAAGTGAAGGAAACGtcagaggaagaggaagaaacCAAGAGAAATGGTGAAGGAAACAAGACGAAAGCGAAGCAACAAGTTGGATGTTTGTCGTGGAGTTTGTGGAAGAGAAGAAGGCAAAGAGAGAAACACAAAGCAGCAAGCAGTAATAAGAAGAAGAATGTGCTTGTTTACTGCATGAATGGGTGTCAAAAGAGAgcaaatactactactactattacTACTGTTATTGTTGCGTCGGCCCGGCATCAGAAATAA
- the LOC113697816 gene encoding uncharacterized protein — MAMNSTAMAATPSLPTTAGGGGRTVPCSPRFLQCCNCSYLQYLNRATTHSRPDSSLYAIIQERTTHHHNLRFRPIFKAADSTQPTTSTPSADKSLVPDDEFSLAKVSFGVIGLGGGITLLSYGFGAYFNILPGSEWSALMLTYGFPLTIIGMAFKYAELKPVPCLTHSDAQKLRESCATPTLKQVRSDVTRYRYGDEQHLDEALKRIFQYGQGGGIPRRSAPVLQMIREEVTEDGKYCLILVFEAKALQLSDFEQRQAKFASFFGPGITAEVVKGGKDLYEIRLISNTIL; from the exons ATGGCCATGAATTCTACTGCAATGGCAGCAACACCATCCTTGCCAACTAcagcaggaggaggaggaaggacTGTGCCATGTTCACCACGTTTTCTGCAATGTTGCAATTGCAGCTATCTTCAGTATCTAAACCGAGCAACCACACATAGCAGACCAGACTCCAGTTTATATGCTATCATTCAAGAAAGAACCACCCATCATCATAATCTTCGATTCAGACCCATCTTCAAAGCGGCCGATTCAACTCAGCCCACCACCAGCACCCCTTCCGCCGACAAGTCCCTTGTTCCCGATGATGAGTTTTCCCTCGCCAAG GTCTCATTCGGGGTGATTGGCCTAGGTGGTGGAATTACACTTCTCTC GTATGGTTTTGGGGCATACTTCAACATCCTTCCTGGATCTGAGTGGTCTGCTTTAATGCTTACATATGGGTTTCCACTAACAATCATTGGAATGGCTTTCAAG TATGCAGAGCTTAAACCTGTGCCCTGCTTGACCCATTCAGATGCTCAAAAGCTGCGGGAAAGTTGTGCTACCCCAACCCTCAAGCAG GTCAGAAGTGATGTTACAAGATATCGTTATGGAGATGAGCAGCACCTAGACGAGGCATTGAAAAGGATTTTCCAGTATGGTCAG GGTGGAGGAATTCCACGAAGAAGTGCTCCAGTTTTACAGATGATTCGTGAAGAA GTTACTGAGGATGGTAAATACTGTTTAATATTGGTATTTGAGGCAAAAGCTCTACAATTGTCAGATTTTGAACAAAGACAG GCAAAATTTGCATCTTTCTTTGGACCCGGGATAACAGCTGAAGTCG TGAAGGGAGGTAAAGATTTGTATGAAATTCGACTTATTTCTAACACAATACTGTAG
- the LOC140011444 gene encoding uncharacterized protein isoform X3, whose product MAITSTSSPQPDRSVSAKKNKIKSPNSKVDYENKSHKKLSKKDLSSPAKRNNNPGIRLIHGRIYDSHNGKTCHQCRQKTRDFAAECKNMQKDKLCPIKFCHKCLLNRYGEKAEEVGVLQDWSCPKCRGICNCSQCMKKRGHLPTGILVRAAKQNGFSSVSAMLQVKGPMTCYEEKSVKGIDALPRKRAAPNKMVEKKSKKVKVEPSNEMNNGSARGHVEANDLATKPMKFQGKREEKYGLDDGSLQKEASCMGGEKKPKKMAVEGSNGKQDGNILKDGTIKEPINPEEKKLKKLKQDKLKEMHNGNKNDNAFVRRTSPRRHQISNGTSKKVAKSKNDSDPPEMMQCDAKVSVQGFAESTNKKERKEEDVIGSEVLASDDRKNNNHHGTHAGTVLETLHIDTKDQRFQNSDMESGIVLPHGTELTSVHDIQIPPEDVGKALQFLEFCAVFGKVLGVKKEQPECVLRDLIYGRSSRRGKYSVTVQFLIKLLSVIRKDRGQTCLPLSPTYGQNSWINALTECISESGSISKSLDLNGLDKGANGYENLNSSKKLIILNLLCDEVLGTLKIRNWMENQVSKAAEIAKEDKERVLAAKDKEKRLKQKIQDEIAKAIIEKNGDFLSVSEHDAVISKIKREAARAHSELLESIGLQSKNNQSSDAVRTEPVYLGTNGHAYWRLKCLSNKSDILLQDVGTGDTSASDEKWFGFEEEQKEVLERRINSLRGKRLRAKRVPLQQQSQSNGNFP is encoded by the exons ATGGCGATTACTTCAACTTCTTCACCCCAACCTGATCGATCTGTATCTgctaaaaagaacaaaattaagAGTCCCAATTCAAAAGTGGACTATGAAAATAAATCCCACAAGAAACTGTCTAAAAAGGACCTCTCCTCGCCGGCGAAGCGCAACAATAACCCTGGAATTCGTTTGATTCACGGCCGGATTTATGATTCGCATAATGGCAAGACTTGTCATCAG TGCCGGCAGAAGACCAGGGACTTTGCAGCTGAATGCAAGAATATGCAAAAAGACAAGCTATGTCCCATTAAATTTTGTCACAAATGCCTACTGAACAG GTATGGTGAAAAGGCAGAGGAGGTTGGAGTTTTGCAGGACTGGAGTTGTCCAAAGTGCAGAGGAATTTGCAACTGCAGCCAGTGCAT GAAGAAACGAGGTCACCTCCCTACTGGTATACTTGTACGTGCAGCCAAGCAAAATGGGTTTTCATCTGTTTCAGCAATGCTGCAGGTAAAGGGGCCTATGACTTGTTATGAGGAGAAGTCTGTGAAAGGTATTGATGCCTTGCCAAGAAAGAGAGCTGCACCAAATAAAATG GTTGAGAAAAAGTCTAAGAAGGTCAAGGTGGAACCTTCCAATGAGATGAACAATGGTAGTGCCCGTGGTCACGTAGAGGCTAATGATTTGGCAACAAAGCCAATGAAGTTCCAGGGAAAGCGAGAAGAAAAATATGGCCTTGATGATGGTTCTTTACAAAAAGAAGCTAGTTGCATGGGTGGTGAGAAAAAGCCGAAGAAAATGGCAGTAGAGGGTTCAAATGGCAAGCAGGACGGAAACATTCTCAAAGATGGTACAATTAAGGAGCCTATTAATCCTGAGGAAAAGaagctgaaaaagttaaaaCAGGACAAGCTTAAGGAAATGCATAATGGCAACAAGAATGATAATGCTTTTGTGAGGAGGACTAGTCCTAGAAGGCATCAAATATCAAATGGAACTTCTAAAAAAGTTGCCAAATCTAAGAATGATAGTGATCCACCGGAAATGATGCAATGCGATGCCAAAGTTTCTGTGCAAGGTTTTGCAGAGTCCACCAAtaagaaagagaggaaagaggaaGATGTTATTGGTAGTGAAGTTTTAGCATCTGATGATAGGAAAAACAACAATCATCATGGAACCCATGCTGGAACAGTTTTAGAGACTTTGCACATTGACACAAAAGATCAAAGGTTTCAAAACAGTGATATGGAATCTGGCATTGTATTGCCCCATGGAACTGAACTGACAAGTGTACATGACATTCAAATACCACCAGAAGATGTTGGCAAAGCCTTGCAATTCTTAGAGTTTTGTGCTGTTTTTGGAAAA GTTCTTGGAGTGAAGAAAGAGCAGCCAGAATGTGTGCTCAGAGATTTGATATACGGGAGAAGTAGTCGTCGAGGAAAGTATTCCGTGACAGTTCAGTTTCTTATCAAGCTCCTATCTGTAATTCGAAAGGACAGGGGACAAAC ATGTTTACCACTAAGCCCAACGTATGGGCAAAATTCATGGATCAATGCACTAACAGAGTGCATTTCTGAGTCTGGAAGCATATCAAAATCACTGGACCTGAACGGGCTAGATAAAGGAGCCAATGGATATGAGAATTTAAACTCTTCGAAAAAGCTTATTATCTTAAATCTTTTATGTGACGAAGTTCTTGGAACTCT AAAGATACGGAATTGGATGGAGAATCAGGTATCAAAAGCTGCTGAAATAGCTAAGGAAGATAAAGAAAGAGTTCTTGCTGCAAAGGATAAG GAGAAGCGTTTGAAACAGAAAATACAAGATGAGATTGCCAAAGCAATAATCGAAAAGAATGGTGATTTTCTTTCAGTTTCAGAGCATGACGCTGTCATTTCTAAAATTAAACGTGAAGCAGCACGAGCTCATAGCGAGCTGCTGGAGTCAATTGGATTGCAATCAAAAA ATAATCAATCATCTGATGCTGTTAGGACAGAGCCTGTCTATTTGGGAACTAATGGTCATGCATATTGGAGATTAAAATGCCTGTCCAATAAATCTGACATACTCCTTCAAG ATGTAGGAACTGGGGATACTTCTGCATCAGATGAGAAATGGTTTGGTTTTGAAGAGGAACAAAAAGAAGTACTTGAGAGGCGTATAAATAGTTTGAG AGGAAAACGGCTAAGGGCTAAGAGGGTTCCATTGCAACAGCAATCCCAAAGTAACGGAAACTTTCCGTAG
- the LOC140011444 gene encoding uncharacterized protein isoform X1 — translation MAITSTSSPQPDRSVSAKKNKIKSPNSKVDYENKSHKKLSKKDLSSPAKRNNNPGIRLIHGRIYDSHNGKTCHQCRQKTRDFAAECKNMQKDKLCPIKFCHKCLLNRYGEKAEEVGVLQDWSCPKCRGICNCSQCMKKRGHLPTGILVRAAKQNGFSSVSAMLQVKGPMTCYEEKSVKGIDALPRKRAAPNKMEVMTSSPRKQGKENAFDGKINSNSCASPLASNQVEKKSKKVKVEPSNEMNNGSARGHVEANDLATKPMKFQGKREEKYGLDDGSLQKEASCMGGEKKPKKMAVEGSNGKQDGNILKDGTIKEPINPEEKKLKKLKQDKLKEMHNGNKNDNAFVRRTSPRRHQISNGTSKKVAKSKNDSDPPEMMQCDAKVSVQGFAESTNKKERKEEDVIGSEVLASDDRKNNNHHGTHAGTVLETLHIDTKDQRFQNSDMESGIVLPHGTELTSVHDIQIPPEDVGKALQFLEFCAVFGKVLGVKKEQPECVLRDLIYGRSSRRGKYSVTVQFLIKLLSVIRKDRGQTCLPLSPTYGQNSWINALTECISESGSISKSLDLNGLDKGANGYENLNSSKKLIILNLLCDEVLGTLKIRNWMENQVSKAAEIAKEDKERVLAAKDKEKRLKQKIQDEIAKAIIEKNGDFLSVSEHDAVISKIKREAARAHSELLESIGLQSKNNQSSDAVRTEPVYLGTNGHAYWRLKCLSNKSDILLQDVGTGDTSASDEKWFGFEEEQKEVLERRINSLRGKRLRAKRVPLQQQSQSNGNFP, via the exons ATGGCGATTACTTCAACTTCTTCACCCCAACCTGATCGATCTGTATCTgctaaaaagaacaaaattaagAGTCCCAATTCAAAAGTGGACTATGAAAATAAATCCCACAAGAAACTGTCTAAAAAGGACCTCTCCTCGCCGGCGAAGCGCAACAATAACCCTGGAATTCGTTTGATTCACGGCCGGATTTATGATTCGCATAATGGCAAGACTTGTCATCAG TGCCGGCAGAAGACCAGGGACTTTGCAGCTGAATGCAAGAATATGCAAAAAGACAAGCTATGTCCCATTAAATTTTGTCACAAATGCCTACTGAACAG GTATGGTGAAAAGGCAGAGGAGGTTGGAGTTTTGCAGGACTGGAGTTGTCCAAAGTGCAGAGGAATTTGCAACTGCAGCCAGTGCAT GAAGAAACGAGGTCACCTCCCTACTGGTATACTTGTACGTGCAGCCAAGCAAAATGGGTTTTCATCTGTTTCAGCAATGCTGCAGGTAAAGGGGCCTATGACTTGTTATGAGGAGAAGTCTGTGAAAGGTATTGATGCCTTGCCAAGAAAGAGAGCTGCACCAAATAAAATG GAAGTGATGACCTCTTCACCTAGAAAGCAGGGCAAGGAAAATGCTTTTGATGGAAAGATCAATTCTAACTCATGTGCTTCACCTTTGGCCTCAAACCAGGTTGAGAAAAAGTCTAAGAAGGTCAAGGTGGAACCTTCCAATGAGATGAACAATGGTAGTGCCCGTGGTCACGTAGAGGCTAATGATTTGGCAACAAAGCCAATGAAGTTCCAGGGAAAGCGAGAAGAAAAATATGGCCTTGATGATGGTTCTTTACAAAAAGAAGCTAGTTGCATGGGTGGTGAGAAAAAGCCGAAGAAAATGGCAGTAGAGGGTTCAAATGGCAAGCAGGACGGAAACATTCTCAAAGATGGTACAATTAAGGAGCCTATTAATCCTGAGGAAAAGaagctgaaaaagttaaaaCAGGACAAGCTTAAGGAAATGCATAATGGCAACAAGAATGATAATGCTTTTGTGAGGAGGACTAGTCCTAGAAGGCATCAAATATCAAATGGAACTTCTAAAAAAGTTGCCAAATCTAAGAATGATAGTGATCCACCGGAAATGATGCAATGCGATGCCAAAGTTTCTGTGCAAGGTTTTGCAGAGTCCACCAAtaagaaagagaggaaagaggaaGATGTTATTGGTAGTGAAGTTTTAGCATCTGATGATAGGAAAAACAACAATCATCATGGAACCCATGCTGGAACAGTTTTAGAGACTTTGCACATTGACACAAAAGATCAAAGGTTTCAAAACAGTGATATGGAATCTGGCATTGTATTGCCCCATGGAACTGAACTGACAAGTGTACATGACATTCAAATACCACCAGAAGATGTTGGCAAAGCCTTGCAATTCTTAGAGTTTTGTGCTGTTTTTGGAAAA GTTCTTGGAGTGAAGAAAGAGCAGCCAGAATGTGTGCTCAGAGATTTGATATACGGGAGAAGTAGTCGTCGAGGAAAGTATTCCGTGACAGTTCAGTTTCTTATCAAGCTCCTATCTGTAATTCGAAAGGACAGGGGACAAAC ATGTTTACCACTAAGCCCAACGTATGGGCAAAATTCATGGATCAATGCACTAACAGAGTGCATTTCTGAGTCTGGAAGCATATCAAAATCACTGGACCTGAACGGGCTAGATAAAGGAGCCAATGGATATGAGAATTTAAACTCTTCGAAAAAGCTTATTATCTTAAATCTTTTATGTGACGAAGTTCTTGGAACTCT AAAGATACGGAATTGGATGGAGAATCAGGTATCAAAAGCTGCTGAAATAGCTAAGGAAGATAAAGAAAGAGTTCTTGCTGCAAAGGATAAG GAGAAGCGTTTGAAACAGAAAATACAAGATGAGATTGCCAAAGCAATAATCGAAAAGAATGGTGATTTTCTTTCAGTTTCAGAGCATGACGCTGTCATTTCTAAAATTAAACGTGAAGCAGCACGAGCTCATAGCGAGCTGCTGGAGTCAATTGGATTGCAATCAAAAA ATAATCAATCATCTGATGCTGTTAGGACAGAGCCTGTCTATTTGGGAACTAATGGTCATGCATATTGGAGATTAAAATGCCTGTCCAATAAATCTGACATACTCCTTCAAG ATGTAGGAACTGGGGATACTTCTGCATCAGATGAGAAATGGTTTGGTTTTGAAGAGGAACAAAAAGAAGTACTTGAGAGGCGTATAAATAGTTTGAG AGGAAAACGGCTAAGGGCTAAGAGGGTTCCATTGCAACAGCAATCCCAAAGTAACGGAAACTTTCCGTAG
- the LOC140011444 gene encoding uncharacterized protein isoform X2, with the protein MAITSTSSPQPDRSVSAKKNKIKSPNSKVDYENKSHKKLSKKDLSSPAKRNNNPGIRLIHGRIYDSHNGKTCHQCRQKTRDFAAECKNMQKDKLCPIKFCHKCLLNRYGEKAEEVGVLQDWSCPKCRGICNCSQCMKKRGHLPTGILVRAAKQNGFSSVSAMLQVKGPMTCYEEKSVKGIDALPRKRAAPNKMEVMTSSPRKQGKENAFDGKINSNSCASPLASNQVEKKSKKVKVEPSNEMNNGSARGHVEANDLATKPMKFQGKREEKYGLDDGSLQKEASCMGGEKKPKKMAVEGSNGKQDGNILKDGTIKEPINPEEKKLKKLKQDKLKEMHNGNKNDNAFVRRTSPRRHQISNGTSKKVAKSKNDSDPPEMMQCDAKVSVQGFAESTNKKERKEEDVIGSEVLASDDRKNNNHHGTHAGTVLETLHIDTKDQRFQNSDMESGIVLPHGTELTSVHDIQIPPEDVGKALQFLEFCAVFGKVLGVKKEQPECVLRDLIYGRSSRRGKYSVTVQFLIKLLSVIRKDRGQTCLPLSPTYGQNSWINALTECISESGSISKSLDLNGLDKGANGYENLNSSKKLIILNLLCDEVLGTLKIRNWMENQVSKAAEIAKEDKERVLAAKDKEKRLKQKIQDEIAKAIIEKNGDFLSVSEHDAVISKIKREAARAHSELLESIGLQSKNNQSSDAVRTEPVYLGTNGHAYWRLKCLSNKSDILLQDVGTGDTSASDEKWFGFEEEQKEVLERRINSLRSILCN; encoded by the exons ATGGCGATTACTTCAACTTCTTCACCCCAACCTGATCGATCTGTATCTgctaaaaagaacaaaattaagAGTCCCAATTCAAAAGTGGACTATGAAAATAAATCCCACAAGAAACTGTCTAAAAAGGACCTCTCCTCGCCGGCGAAGCGCAACAATAACCCTGGAATTCGTTTGATTCACGGCCGGATTTATGATTCGCATAATGGCAAGACTTGTCATCAG TGCCGGCAGAAGACCAGGGACTTTGCAGCTGAATGCAAGAATATGCAAAAAGACAAGCTATGTCCCATTAAATTTTGTCACAAATGCCTACTGAACAG GTATGGTGAAAAGGCAGAGGAGGTTGGAGTTTTGCAGGACTGGAGTTGTCCAAAGTGCAGAGGAATTTGCAACTGCAGCCAGTGCAT GAAGAAACGAGGTCACCTCCCTACTGGTATACTTGTACGTGCAGCCAAGCAAAATGGGTTTTCATCTGTTTCAGCAATGCTGCAGGTAAAGGGGCCTATGACTTGTTATGAGGAGAAGTCTGTGAAAGGTATTGATGCCTTGCCAAGAAAGAGAGCTGCACCAAATAAAATG GAAGTGATGACCTCTTCACCTAGAAAGCAGGGCAAGGAAAATGCTTTTGATGGAAAGATCAATTCTAACTCATGTGCTTCACCTTTGGCCTCAAACCAGGTTGAGAAAAAGTCTAAGAAGGTCAAGGTGGAACCTTCCAATGAGATGAACAATGGTAGTGCCCGTGGTCACGTAGAGGCTAATGATTTGGCAACAAAGCCAATGAAGTTCCAGGGAAAGCGAGAAGAAAAATATGGCCTTGATGATGGTTCTTTACAAAAAGAAGCTAGTTGCATGGGTGGTGAGAAAAAGCCGAAGAAAATGGCAGTAGAGGGTTCAAATGGCAAGCAGGACGGAAACATTCTCAAAGATGGTACAATTAAGGAGCCTATTAATCCTGAGGAAAAGaagctgaaaaagttaaaaCAGGACAAGCTTAAGGAAATGCATAATGGCAACAAGAATGATAATGCTTTTGTGAGGAGGACTAGTCCTAGAAGGCATCAAATATCAAATGGAACTTCTAAAAAAGTTGCCAAATCTAAGAATGATAGTGATCCACCGGAAATGATGCAATGCGATGCCAAAGTTTCTGTGCAAGGTTTTGCAGAGTCCACCAAtaagaaagagaggaaagaggaaGATGTTATTGGTAGTGAAGTTTTAGCATCTGATGATAGGAAAAACAACAATCATCATGGAACCCATGCTGGAACAGTTTTAGAGACTTTGCACATTGACACAAAAGATCAAAGGTTTCAAAACAGTGATATGGAATCTGGCATTGTATTGCCCCATGGAACTGAACTGACAAGTGTACATGACATTCAAATACCACCAGAAGATGTTGGCAAAGCCTTGCAATTCTTAGAGTTTTGTGCTGTTTTTGGAAAA GTTCTTGGAGTGAAGAAAGAGCAGCCAGAATGTGTGCTCAGAGATTTGATATACGGGAGAAGTAGTCGTCGAGGAAAGTATTCCGTGACAGTTCAGTTTCTTATCAAGCTCCTATCTGTAATTCGAAAGGACAGGGGACAAAC ATGTTTACCACTAAGCCCAACGTATGGGCAAAATTCATGGATCAATGCACTAACAGAGTGCATTTCTGAGTCTGGAAGCATATCAAAATCACTGGACCTGAACGGGCTAGATAAAGGAGCCAATGGATATGAGAATTTAAACTCTTCGAAAAAGCTTATTATCTTAAATCTTTTATGTGACGAAGTTCTTGGAACTCT AAAGATACGGAATTGGATGGAGAATCAGGTATCAAAAGCTGCTGAAATAGCTAAGGAAGATAAAGAAAGAGTTCTTGCTGCAAAGGATAAG GAGAAGCGTTTGAAACAGAAAATACAAGATGAGATTGCCAAAGCAATAATCGAAAAGAATGGTGATTTTCTTTCAGTTTCAGAGCATGACGCTGTCATTTCTAAAATTAAACGTGAAGCAGCACGAGCTCATAGCGAGCTGCTGGAGTCAATTGGATTGCAATCAAAAA ATAATCAATCATCTGATGCTGTTAGGACAGAGCCTGTCTATTTGGGAACTAATGGTCATGCATATTGGAGATTAAAATGCCTGTCCAATAAATCTGACATACTCCTTCAAG ATGTAGGAACTGGGGATACTTCTGCATCAGATGAGAAATGGTTTGGTTTTGAAGAGGAACAAAAAGAAGTACTTGAGAGGCGTATAAATAGTTTGAG GTCAATCCTATGTAATTAG